The following nucleotide sequence is from Paeniglutamicibacter kerguelensis.
CATGGCGGTGCCGATGAACGGGCTGGCGCTGGGCAGGACGATCCGCGCCTTGATCTCCATCGGCTTCATGCCGAAGGAGCGGGCCGTGGCCAGCGCGACGGGATCGGTGTCCTGGACGCCCGATGCCGTCTGCATGACGATGGCCAGCGAGCAGCCGAACGCGACCAGCACGAAGGCCATGGGCCAGGTGGGGCCCAGCACCATGACGGCCAGCGGCAGGATGACGATCGGCGGGATCGGCTTCAGGAACTCGAAGACCGCCAGGGCCAGGGCCTGGATGACGGCAGAGGTGCCGATCAGGATGCCGAGCAGGATCCCCAGCACGGCGCTGAAGACCAGTCCGGCCAGGGCGATGGCGACGGTGACGGACAGCTCGGACCAGAACTCCTGGCTTCCCAGCAGCGCGGCCAGCTTGCCGGCGGTCCCGAACACCGAGGGGACCGCGTTGCCGAAGAGCTGCGCCGCGGCGACAACCTGCCACGCGGCCAGCACGATCGCGGCGCCGAGGACGCCCCACAGGGCCTGAGCCCGGCGGGAATCGCGCGCGGGAAGGACCAGCAGCCCGTTCGGCGTGCGGCTATTTGTCGCCAAGGATGAGGCTGTCATCGATCTTCACCTCTTTCGGCAGGAACCCGAGCTCCGCCAGACGGGTGTCGACGCGCTGGATGTCCGCAAGGCGCACCTCGGTCGGCCAGAAGGTCAGTGCCGAGTTCTTCAGGACCTCCAGCGGGGTGTCGGTCAGCTTGGCGGCGACCTCCAGGGCCTCGTCGTGGTTCTCGTTCGCGTAGGCGTTGGCCTTGTTGATGGCGCGGGCGAAGGCCCGCAGCTGCTCGGCCTTCTTGGTTGCCGTCGACTCCCCGGCAACATAGAGGCCGACGGCACCCTTCTCGAAGAACTCGACGCCGGGCGAGGAAACGACCTTGCCGCCGTCGGCAACGGCCTTGGAGGTGAACGGGGCCACCAGGCCAGCGGCGTCGATGCGGCCCTGCTTCAGGGACTGCACGGCGGAGGAGAAGTCCAGGACGATCCAGTTGATCTTGGTCGGGTCCCCGCCGGCCTGCTGGACCGCCCGCGAGATGGTGACCTCAAGCTGGGCCTTGCGCGCCGGCACCGAGATGGTCTTGCCTTCCAGCTCGCCGACCGAGGCGATCGGCGAATCCTTGCCGACGATCAGCGCGGTGTCGTCGACCAGCGTCAGGTCGCTCTTGCCCATGGCCTCGTCGCTGTATCCGTCGGCCGCCGCGACGATCTTCAGCGGCACCCCCTGGGACAGCGCGTTGAACATCGGGATCGAGGGGGTGTAGGTCAAATCCAGCTGGCCGCTCTGGGCGGCTGCCACGCCGGCCGGCGGGTTGGCCACCACGGAGGTCTCGACGGTGAGGCCCTCCTCCTTGAAGTAGCCCTTGGACTTGGCCAGTTCGATGGCCGCATCGGAGGTCAGCCCGATGGTGCCGACCTTCAGGGTGGTGCTGCCGCCGGGCGTCGGGGCGGCGGCCGGATCGTTTCCGGTGCTGCAGGCAGCCATTGAGAGGGTCAGCGAGCCCACGGCCAGCAGGGCCATTGAACGTAGGGAAAGTTTCACTTTTGCTCCTGGAGTCTTGGCGCCGCAACGGAAGCGGCGCGTGGTTTTTGGTGGGGCAGACGTTGCGGGAGAACGGTTCGCCCGCTACGCCGAATAAACGAGATTGCCGTTGGAAATCGTGTGGGTCGACGGGTTGCCCCGCAGTGCGTGGACGTCATCGACGATGGGTTTTTCGAGAATGCAGAGGTCCGCAAGGTAGCCGGGGGCAAGGCGCCCCTTGCGGTCCTCCGCGTGGTCCTGCCAAGCCGGGTGGATGGTCATCATCTCCAGCGCCTGCCGGAAGCCGACCCGTTCGGGGTCGCCGGGGGCGCCCGGTCCCGCGGTGGTGTCCCTGGTGACGGCCGCGATGACCGATTCCCTCCAGTCCGGCGAGGTCACCGGAGCGTCCGAGGCAATGTTCGTCGGCACTCCCGCCTCGAGCAGCGAGGACAGCGGCTGCTGCCCGTCGAACCTTCCCGCGCCCAGGATCTTCTTCATCAGGGCCCCGGCCTCCGAGCGAATGGCCGGGTTCGTGCTCAGGCCCACGCCGTGGCGTTGGAACCTGCCGATGGATTCCGGGCCGTTGAAGGCACCGTGGATGATGTAGTGCCGCGCGTCCCTAGGGTTTTTCCCCTGGGCTTCGGCGATTGCCTCGATCGCCGCGTCCGTCGTCGCGTCGCCCGTGGCGTGGATTCCGGCCTGGAATCCTCCGTCGTGGATGCGGGTGATGAGCTTGCGAAGTTCGAGTTCGCGCTCGGCATCGGAATCGCCGGCGATGACCATGCTGCCGTGGTTGTGGCCGCAGGGCGTCTCGTAGGGTTCGCTCATCCAGGCGGTTCCGGAGCGCGGGATGCCGTCGGCAAAGATCTTGACCCCGGCGATTCGCAGCAGGTCTTCGCTGATGCCGCGCCGCCGCAGGCTGCCGGGCAGGTCCCCGGCCAGTCCCAGTCGCACGTCGTTTTCGTTCGCTCCGCCGGTGGACGAGAAGAGCAGCAGCACGTTGATCCGGAGGGTCAGCTCCCCGTCGGCCGCGAGATCGGCCAGCAGCGACAGGCTCCGGGTGGCGCTTGATCCGCCAAACAGGCCCTCGCCGCCGGGCCCCAGGCCGGGTTCGGTCAGCGAGGTGATTCCCAGGGAATGCAACCGACGCTGGTGCTTGATGATGCATTCCTTGAGTTCGGCATCCCCCAGCTGCGGGACGACCTTGCCGGCAAGTTCCACGGCCGCGTCAACCAGGAGTCCGTTTGCCCGGCCGTCGGCGAAGCTTCCCACGACGCCGTCGGGGTAGCCGCCGGCCCATGAGTCGAGCCCGGCCAAGCGCGCCGCCGTTTCATTCATGAGCAGCTGGTGCCCGGTTTGGTCGTAGGCGACCAGCGGGGAATCGGGACGGAGTCCGAACACGTGCTCTGGGCCGCCGTGGCCAAGCACCGCTTCGTCCCAGCCATGGGCACGAATCCAGCCGTCGCTCGCCGGAACGGCATCCTCGAGGATGCGGACGACTTCCGCCCAGCTGCCTGCCACATGGCTTCCGACCGACAACGTCCCGTGCTCGGAGACCGCCGACTCGACGAAATGCAGGTGGCCGTCGTTGATTCCCGGAAGCACGGCCCCGCCTTGCGCGTGGATGACCCGGGTTCGCGGTCCGATGAGATCCAGGATTTCGCCGCCACCGACTGCGGAAATTCGAGGGCCGGTTACGGCAACGGCAGTGGCGTCCCCCGCGGATGCGTCGGCTCCGTGAACTTGTCCGTTCACGATGACAACGTCTGCGGCTTGGTTTGTTTCCGTCATTGCTTGTTCTCCCCTTCGTCAAATTATGGCATCGCGGTGTGATCCAGCTAACTAGCCAAGTAGAGTATGTCGTATGACTTAGTCGTTTGACCAGAAGTATCGAAAAGTTTCTTTCCGCGACCTTCAGCGAGGGTCCGTAGGATGGAATACAAGTTGCACAGGAAGGCATCTCGAAAATGGCACACGTTTCCATAAAAGATCGCAGTCACCAGTTTGTTGAGGCTGCTGCTCGGGTAATTGCACGAGAGGGAATTGCTGCTGCCACGACAAGGCGAATTGCGGCGGAAGCCGACGCCCCGCTGGCTGCGTTGCACTACTGTTTCCGCAGCAAGGATGAGCTTCTTGACGAGGTTTACAATTTCCTGAGCCGGGACTACGCCCGCGAGCTGGAACCAATGCAGAGCGGCTTGACGCTCGAGGAATCCGTTCGGGAGCATGCCAAAAGAATTTGGCGCCGAATGCTAAATACGCCTCACGAACAAGTAACCACTTTTGAGCTTTTGCTTCGCCGGAATCGGATCAAGTCCGAGGGCGAAATGGAACGGGCAATTGAAATCAACCGGTCGATGTACCAGGGATGGGTGAATTCGACGGTCTCGATTTTCGAGGCCGGCGCCAACGTCTCCGGGATCGCAAACCCGCGCGATTTGGACATAATTGCGCGCTCATTCATTGCGAACATCGACGGCATCAGCCTGCAACACCTGGCGGACCCCGACGAAGAACGCTCGTGGCAGCTGCTCGAGATACTGATCGATTCGATAATCTTTCAGATACTCAAGCGAAACGCCGTCGGCGAGCAGCCGTAGGACGCGCGAAAAACCCTGCTGAAGTGGGCACCATCGGGCAGGCCCCATCGCGCGCCAATGGCGCCCACCGGAACCTGGATCTGCAGCGGATCCTCAAGATCCCGCCGGCAATGCTCGAGGCGCCGGGTGCGGATCCACTCGGCAACCGTGTGCCCGGTATCGGCGAAGAGCTTGTGCAAACTCCGCAATGACATGAAATGCGCATCGGCAACCGCACCCGGGCTCAGCCTCGAGTCCGAAAGGTGTTCCTCGATGTACGCCTGGATTTGGCGGATTTGACGCATCTGGTTTCCGTCAACAAGTTCATTTCGCTCATGGAGCTCGCTGGCCAGCACGGTTCCGAGAATGTCGACCGCATTGGCCGCCAGGCGTTGGCCGATGGGCCCGCCCATCTGTGGCAACATCTGTGCGATCTGGGTCAGGAACGGAGCCACCGCGCAGCCAATCTGGTTCCGCGATCCGATACCAACGGCGGTGAGTTCCGAGACATCACCGGCAGGAAGCCCCAGAAGGTGGTGCGGAAACATCAGCACCAGCGTCCGGAAATCTTCTTCAAACAAGAGCGTGTAGGGCTGTTGGGTGTCATAGATGGCAAGCTCGCCGGGGCGCAGAACCGTCTCACGCCCACCCTGGAGCAGCATGCCATGTCCGCTCAATTGCAGGTTAAGCTTGAAATGCGGAGCGTCCCCAGCAGCCACCAATTCATCGGTCCTGCGCACCACGTGCGCCGTTGCGGCCACTTCCATGACGCCGACGTTCCCCAACCGGTTTCCGGCAATGCTGCCCGAAAAGGTACCCGCACGAACCGGCTCGGAGAGCAGCGGAACAAAGGCGCCCGAAACGAGCTCCCTCCATGCACTAAAGGAATCAACTTGTTGCACCTGGTACACGAGCGAAGAACCTTTCCCCAATCCGGTCAAAACCCTCCACCGGAACGCCGGGGGGGCAGTGAGTGGCATCACATTGAAGTCAATGTACGCGGAAAAGCTCGCAAAGTCACGTTTTTTCTCTGACTGGAGGTTTTAGAAATCCACCCGGCGGGTCAGCCTGCTTTCAGCATGTGCAGGTGCACGTCCAATTGCCCTTGGAGCAGTCTCGGGCTGTTGAATTTCGCATCCAAAACGGCCACCACCTGCGCCCCCATGAGAAA
It contains:
- a CDS encoding helix-turn-helix domain-containing protein; the encoded protein is MYQVQQVDSFSAWRELVSGAFVPLLSEPVRAGTFSGSIAGNRLGNVGVMEVAATAHVVRRTDELVAAGDAPHFKLNLQLSGHGMLLQGGRETVLRPGELAIYDTQQPYTLLFEEDFRTLVLMFPHHLLGLPAGDVSELTAVGIGSRNQIGCAVAPFLTQIAQMLPQMGGPIGQRLAANAVDILGTVLASELHERNELVDGNQMRQIRQIQAYIEEHLSDSRLSPGAVADAHFMSLRSLHKLFADTGHTVAEWIRTRRLEHCRRDLEDPLQIQVPVGAIGARWGLPDGAHFSRVFRASYGCSPTAFRLSI
- a CDS encoding amidohydrolase is translated as MTETNQAADVVIVNGQVHGADASAGDATAVAVTGPRISAVGGGEILDLIGPRTRVIHAQGGAVLPGINDGHLHFVESAVSEHGTLSVGSHVAGSWAEVVRILEDAVPASDGWIRAHGWDEAVLGHGGPEHVFGLRPDSPLVAYDQTGHQLLMNETAARLAGLDSWAGGYPDGVVGSFADGRANGLLVDAAVELAGKVVPQLGDAELKECIIKHQRRLHSLGITSLTEPGLGPGGEGLFGGSSATRSLSLLADLAADGELTLRINVLLLFSSTGGANENDVRLGLAGDLPGSLRRRGISEDLLRIAGVKIFADGIPRSGTAWMSEPYETPCGHNHGSMVIAGDSDAERELELRKLITRIHDGGFQAGIHATGDATTDAAIEAIAEAQGKNPRDARHYIIHGAFNGPESIGRFQRHGVGLSTNPAIRSEAGALMKKILGAGRFDGQQPLSSLLEAGVPTNIASDAPVTSPDWRESVIAAVTRDTTAGPGAPGDPERVGFRQALEMMTIHPAWQDHAEDRKGRLAPGYLADLCILEKPIVDDVHALRGNPSTHTISNGNLVYSA
- a CDS encoding ABC transporter substrate-binding protein, with translation MKLSLRSMALLAVGSLTLSMAACSTGNDPAAAPTPGGSTTLKVGTIGLTSDAAIELAKSKGYFKEEGLTVETSVVANPPAGVAAAQSGQLDLTYTPSIPMFNALSQGVPLKIVAAADGYSDEAMGKSDLTLVDDTALIVGKDSPIASVGELEGKTISVPARKAQLEVTISRAVQQAGGDPTKINWIVLDFSSAVQSLKQGRIDAAGLVAPFTSKAVADGGKVVSSPGVEFFEKGAVGLYVAGESTATKKAEQLRAFARAINKANAYANENHDEALEVAAKLTDTPLEVLKNSALTFWPTEVRLADIQRVDTRLAELGFLPKEVKIDDSLILGDK
- a CDS encoding ABC transporter permease, which translates into the protein MTASSLATNSRTPNGLLVLPARDSRRAQALWGVLGAAIVLAAWQVVAAAQLFGNAVPSVFGTAGKLAALLGSQEFWSELSVTVAIALAGLVFSAVLGILLGILIGTSAVIQALALAVFEFLKPIPPIVILPLAVMVLGPTWPMAFVLVAFGCSLAIVMQTASGVQDTDPVALATARSFGMKPMEIKARIVLPSASPFIGTAMRVAAPTALVITVVAGLLGGAPGLGRSIYQAQAAGNFSTLYALVIVLGLLGLVFHWTSSWAEAKALYWHPSHREASL
- a CDS encoding TetR family transcriptional regulator, which encodes MAHVSIKDRSHQFVEAAARVIAREGIAAATTRRIAAEADAPLAALHYCFRSKDELLDEVYNFLSRDYARELEPMQSGLTLEESVREHAKRIWRRMLNTPHEQVTTFELLLRRNRIKSEGEMERAIEINRSMYQGWVNSTVSIFEAGANVSGIANPRDLDIIARSFIANIDGISLQHLADPDEERSWQLLEILIDSIIFQILKRNAVGEQP